The Pseudomonas iranensis genome includes a window with the following:
- a CDS encoding sugar phosphate isomerase/epimerase family protein: MNKPAVSISLSSYGAELVRQRGQDSFIEVLAAAGANRIEWREELLTREDPSQLAQATQAQGLQSIYSSPAELWLAGQAQPNPELITALQQAQAFGSKWLKVSLGYFTDNSDLQALAERLKQSPVQLLVENDQTLHGGRIEPFQRFFATVEQHNLPIKMTFDIGNWHWQDQSAASAARALGRHVGYVHCKAVARRADGKLVAVPPAVSDLHLWEQLLRHMDQGVMRAAEYPLQGDDLVQLTREHVAALARLGQSRLEPAHV; this comes from the coding sequence ATGAATAAACCAGCCGTTTCCATCAGTCTGTCCAGCTACGGTGCAGAGCTTGTGCGCCAGCGAGGCCAGGATTCTTTTATCGAGGTACTCGCGGCAGCCGGCGCCAATCGCATCGAGTGGCGCGAAGAACTGCTGACCCGCGAAGACCCTTCACAACTGGCTCAGGCTACCCAAGCGCAGGGCTTGCAAAGCATTTATTCCTCGCCCGCAGAACTGTGGCTGGCCGGGCAAGCGCAACCGAATCCCGAGTTGATTACCGCGCTGCAACAGGCCCAGGCGTTCGGTTCGAAATGGTTGAAAGTTTCGCTTGGCTATTTCACTGACAACTCTGACTTGCAGGCACTGGCCGAGCGACTCAAACAAAGCCCGGTTCAGTTGCTGGTGGAAAACGACCAAACCCTGCACGGCGGGCGCATCGAGCCGTTCCAGCGCTTCTTCGCCACCGTCGAGCAGCACAACCTGCCGATCAAGATGACCTTCGACATCGGCAACTGGCACTGGCAGGACCAGTCTGCCGCCAGCGCCGCACGCGCGCTCGGCCGTCACGTCGGTTATGTGCATTGCAAAGCCGTGGCGCGCCGCGCCGACGGCAAACTGGTTGCGGTGCCGCCGGCCGTCAGCGACCTGCATCTGTGGGAACAACTGCTGCGGCACATGGACCAAGGCGTTATGCGCGCCGCCGAATACCCGCTGCAAGGCGATGACCTGGTGCAACTGACCCGCGAACACGTCGCCGCCCTCGCCCGCCTCGGTCAATCGCGCCTGGAGCCAGCCCATGTCTGA
- a CDS encoding sugar kinase, whose protein sequence is MSEIDILSFGETMAMLVAEQTGDLAKVEQFHKRIAGADSNVAIGLSRLGFNVAWLSRVGNDSLGRFVVDTLINEGLDCSHVEVDKSYPTGFQFKSRNDDGSDPQVEYFRRGSAASHLSTQSIEPSLLNARHLHATGIPPALSASTREMSFELMTRMRNAGRSVSFDPNLRPSLWASEGEMIREINRLAALAHWVLPGLSEGRLLTGFDDPADIAAFYLDQGAEAVAIKLGPEGAYYRTHLDQGFVAGVPVSSVVDTVGAGDGFAVGMISALLEHQSFAEAVQRANWIGSRAVQSRGDMEGLPTRQELSVEFESAFASRLAPTFGMQSPVGASLLAKRPA, encoded by the coding sequence ATGTCTGAGATCGATATTCTTTCCTTCGGTGAAACCATGGCGATGCTGGTCGCCGAGCAGACCGGCGACTTGGCTAAGGTCGAGCAGTTTCACAAACGTATTGCCGGAGCGGACAGCAACGTCGCGATCGGCTTGTCGCGGCTGGGTTTCAACGTCGCGTGGCTGAGCCGGGTCGGTAACGATTCGCTCGGGCGCTTTGTGGTCGATACGTTGATCAACGAAGGTCTGGATTGCAGCCACGTCGAAGTCGATAAAAGCTACCCGACCGGCTTCCAGTTCAAATCACGCAATGACGATGGCAGCGACCCGCAGGTCGAATATTTCCGCCGTGGTTCGGCGGCCAGTCATTTGTCGACGCAATCGATCGAGCCGTCGCTGCTCAATGCCCGTCATCTGCATGCCACGGGTATTCCACCGGCGCTGTCTGCCTCGACCCGGGAAATGTCCTTCGAACTGATGACGCGCATGCGCAACGCCGGGCGCAGCGTGTCGTTCGACCCGAATCTGCGCCCGAGCCTGTGGGCCAGCGAGGGCGAGATGATCCGCGAGATCAACCGCCTCGCCGCCCTCGCCCACTGGGTGCTGCCGGGGTTAAGCGAAGGTCGCTTGCTGACTGGTTTTGATGATCCGGCGGACATCGCCGCGTTTTATCTGGATCAGGGTGCCGAAGCGGTGGCGATCAAGCTTGGGCCTGAAGGCGCTTATTACCGCACGCACCTCGATCAGGGTTTTGTCGCTGGCGTGCCGGTGAGCAGCGTGGTCGATACCGTGGGCGCCGGTGATGGCTTTGCGGTGGGGATGATCAGCGCCCTGCTCGAGCACCAGAGTTTTGCCGAGGCGGTGCAGCGGGCGAACTGGATTGGCAGTCGCGCGGTGCAGAGTCGTGGCGACATGGAGGGGTTGCCGACCCGCCAAGAGTTATCGGTTGAATTTGAATCCGCCTTCGCGAGCAGGCTCGCTCCCACATTTGGAATGCAATCGCCTGTGGGAGCGAGCCTGCTCGCGAAGAGGCCTGCCTGA
- a CDS encoding efflux RND transporter permease subunit → MPQFFIDRPVFAWVVALFILLAGALAIPQLPVAQYPDVAPPQIEIYAVYPGASAQTVDESVVSLIEEELNGADHLLYFESQSSLGSATIKATFQPGTNPELAQVDVQNRLKVVESRLPQAVNQQGLQVEKVSSGFLLLITLTSSDGKLDDVALSDYLARNVMNEIKRLDGVGKAQLYGAERAMRIWIDPRKLIAFNLTPADVNEAIVAQNAQVSAGSIGDLPSPSAQEITATILVKGQLSTPQEFADIVLKANRDGSTVRIGDVARVEIGSQEYQFGTRLNGKPSTAVGVQLSPGANALNTATLVRAKMDELARYFPAGVEYKIPYDTSPFVKVSITKVIYTLGEAMLLVFAVMFLFLQNVRYTLIPTLVVPVALMGTFATMLALGFSINVLTMFGMVLAIGILVDDAIVVVENVERIMATEGLSPKEATRKAMTQITGAIIGITLVLVAVFIPMAFMQGSVGVIYQQFSLSMATSILFSAFLALTLTPALCATLLKPVAKGEHHEKSGFFGWFNRRFEQLTDRYQGWVSYALKRTGRYLMIYVVLLIGLGFCFARLPSSFLPTEDQGYTITDIQLPPGATKNRTVQVAEQLEAHNAGEPGISDSVVILGFSFSGSGQNAALAFSTLKDWSERGSDDAASSIADRANAALSQIKDAMAFSVLPPPVDGLGTSSGFEFRLQDRGGLGHATLMQARTELLAAAEKSPVLMNVRESALAEAPQVQLVVDRKQANALGVSFADIGNVLSTAVGSSYINDFPNQGRMQRVVVQAEGDQRSQVDDLLKMHVRNNAGNMVPLSAFVQANWIQGPAQLTRYNGYPAIAISGEPSAGHSTGEAMAEIERLVALGPKGLGQEWTGLSLQERLSGNQAPILLGLSLLVVFLCLAALYESWSIPTSVLLVVPLGVLGAVLAVTMRGMPNDVFFKVGLITIIGLSAKNAILIIEFAKSLYDEGHDLIDATLQAARLRLRPIVMTSLAFILGVVPLAIATGASSASQQAIGTGVIGGMITATLAVIFVPVFFVVVMKLVQRFTRRH, encoded by the coding sequence ATGCCGCAGTTCTTTATCGACCGCCCGGTGTTTGCCTGGGTGGTCGCCCTGTTCATCCTGTTGGCCGGTGCGCTGGCCATTCCGCAGTTGCCGGTCGCGCAATACCCGGACGTCGCACCGCCGCAGATCGAAATCTATGCCGTGTACCCAGGCGCCTCGGCGCAGACCGTCGATGAGAGCGTGGTCAGCCTGATCGAGGAAGAGCTCAACGGCGCCGATCACCTGCTCTACTTCGAATCGCAGAGCAGCCTTGGCAGTGCGACGATCAAGGCAACCTTTCAGCCGGGCACCAACCCGGAACTGGCGCAGGTCGATGTGCAGAACCGCCTCAAGGTTGTCGAGTCGCGGCTGCCGCAAGCGGTGAATCAGCAGGGTTTGCAGGTGGAGAAAGTCTCTTCCGGTTTCCTCTTGCTCATCACTTTGACCTCCAGCGACGGCAAGCTCGATGACGTGGCGCTCAGCGATTATCTGGCGCGCAACGTGATGAACGAGATCAAGCGTCTGGACGGTGTCGGCAAGGCGCAGTTGTACGGCGCCGAACGGGCCATGCGCATCTGGATCGACCCGCGGAAGCTCATCGCTTTCAACCTGACGCCAGCCGATGTCAACGAGGCTATCGTTGCGCAGAACGCCCAGGTTTCAGCGGGTAGCATCGGTGATCTGCCGTCGCCTTCCGCACAGGAAATCACTGCGACGATTCTGGTCAAGGGCCAGTTGTCGACGCCGCAGGAATTCGCCGACATCGTGCTCAAGGCCAATCGCGATGGCTCCACGGTGCGCATCGGTGACGTCGCGCGAGTGGAGATCGGCAGTCAGGAATACCAGTTCGGCACACGCCTCAACGGCAAGCCCTCCACTGCCGTTGGCGTGCAGCTCTCTCCCGGCGCCAACGCACTCAACACCGCAACGCTGGTGCGGGCGAAGATGGACGAGCTGGCGCGCTACTTCCCGGCGGGCGTGGAGTACAAGATTCCGTATGACACCTCGCCCTTCGTCAAAGTCTCGATCACCAAAGTGATCTACACCCTTGGCGAAGCGATGCTGCTGGTGTTTGCAGTGATGTTCCTGTTCCTGCAGAACGTGCGCTACACGCTGATCCCGACGCTGGTGGTGCCGGTGGCGCTGATGGGCACGTTCGCGACCATGCTGGCGCTGGGCTTCTCGATCAACGTGCTGACCATGTTCGGCATGGTGCTGGCCATCGGCATTCTGGTGGATGACGCCATCGTCGTGGTAGAGAATGTCGAGAGGATCATGGCCACTGAGGGCTTGTCGCCCAAGGAAGCCACGCGCAAGGCAATGACGCAGATTACCGGCGCGATTATCGGCATCACTCTGGTGCTGGTCGCGGTGTTTATTCCGATGGCGTTCATGCAGGGCTCGGTCGGCGTGATCTACCAACAGTTCTCGCTGTCCATGGCGACGTCGATTCTGTTCTCGGCGTTTCTCGCCCTGACGTTGACGCCGGCGTTGTGCGCAACATTGCTCAAGCCTGTCGCCAAAGGTGAGCATCACGAGAAGTCCGGATTCTTTGGCTGGTTCAATCGTCGTTTCGAACAACTGACCGATCGCTATCAGGGTTGGGTCAGCTATGCGCTCAAGCGCACTGGTCGCTACCTGATGATTTACGTCGTCCTGTTGATTGGACTTGGGTTCTGTTTCGCGCGCCTGCCCTCTTCGTTTCTGCCTACAGAAGATCAGGGCTACACCATTACCGATATCCAGCTGCCGCCGGGCGCGACCAAGAACCGCACCGTGCAAGTAGCCGAACAGCTCGAAGCGCACAACGCCGGTGAGCCGGGGATCAGTGACAGTGTCGTGATTCTGGGTTTCAGCTTCTCCGGTAGCGGCCAGAACGCGGCGCTGGCGTTTTCGACGCTGAAGGATTGGTCGGAACGTGGCAGCGACGATGCCGCAAGCTCGATCGCTGACCGCGCCAACGCGGCGCTGAGCCAGATCAAGGACGCCATGGCGTTCTCGGTGCTGCCGCCGCCAGTAGATGGTCTCGGCACCTCAAGCGGTTTCGAATTCCGTTTGCAGGATCGCGGTGGCCTGGGCCATGCGACCTTGATGCAGGCGCGTACGGAACTGCTCGCGGCCGCCGAAAAAAGTCCGGTACTGATGAACGTGCGCGAAAGTGCGCTGGCCGAGGCACCGCAAGTGCAATTGGTCGTTGACCGCAAGCAGGCGAACGCCTTGGGTGTTTCATTCGCCGACATCGGCAACGTGTTGTCCACTGCCGTGGGTTCGAGCTACATCAATGACTTCCCCAATCAGGGGCGCATGCAGCGCGTGGTTGTGCAAGCCGAAGGCGATCAGCGCAGTCAGGTCGACGACTTGCTGAAAATGCATGTGCGCAACAACGCCGGGAACATGGTGCCGCTGTCGGCGTTTGTCCAGGCCAACTGGATTCAAGGCCCGGCGCAGTTGACCAGGTACAACGGCTATCCGGCGATTGCCATCTCCGGCGAACCGTCTGCCGGGCACAGCACCGGCGAAGCGATGGCGGAAATCGAGCGTTTGGTAGCGCTGGGGCCGAAAGGCCTGGGCCAGGAATGGACCGGGCTGTCGCTGCAGGAGCGTTTGTCCGGCAATCAGGCGCCGATTCTGCTCGGCTTGTCGCTGCTGGTGGTGTTCCTGTGTCTGGCGGCGCTGTACGAGAGCTGGTCAATTCCGACGTCGGTACTGCTCGTTGTCCCGCTGGGTGTGCTCGGCGCGGTGCTGGCGGTGACAATGCGCGGGATGCCTAACGACGTGTTCTTCAAGGTTGGCCTGATTACCATCATTGGCCTGTCGGCGAAGAACGCGATCCTCATTATCGAATTTGCCAAGAGCCTGTATGACGAAGGTCACGACCTGATCGATGCAACGTTGCAGGCTGCTCGCTTGCGCTTGCGGCCGATCGTGATGACCTCGCTGGCGTTCATTCTCGGCGTGGTGCCATTGGCCATCGCCACGGGTGCCAGCTCGGCGAGTCAGCAAGCGATCGGCACTGGCGTGATCGGCGGGATGATCACCGCCACGCTTGCGGTGATCTTCGTGCCGGTGTTCTTCGTCGTGGTCATGAAGCTCGTACAACGATTCACCAGACGACACTGA
- a CDS encoding MFS transporter, which translates to MKTATLATRRWWYIMPIVFITYSLAYLDRANYGFAAASGMAEDLMITPGLSSLLGALFFLGYFFFQVPGAIYAQKHSVKKLIFVSLILWGGLATLTGVVSNAYWLIVIRFMLGVVEAAVMPAMLVYLCHWFTRAERSRANTFLILGNPVTMLWMSVVSGYLVQHFSWRWMFIIEGLPAVLWAFIWWRLADDRPAQAKWLNEQEKHDLESALAAEQVGIKAVKNYAEAFRSPKVIILALQFFCWSIGVYGFVLWLPSILKAGAQMDMIEAGWLSALPYLAAVIGMLAVSWGSDKLQKRKRFVWPPLLIASIAFYGSYALGAEHFWWSYTLLVIAGACMYAPYGPFFAIVPEILPANVAGGAMALINSMGALGSFGGSYLVGYLNSSTGSPGASYLLMSGALLLSVVLTIFLKPGASDRVVAKAAATPRVPAHS; encoded by the coding sequence ATGAAAACCGCTACCCTCGCCACCCGTCGCTGGTGGTACATCATGCCGATCGTGTTCATCACTTACAGCCTGGCCTATCTCGATCGCGCCAACTACGGCTTCGCCGCCGCGTCGGGCATGGCCGAAGACCTGATGATCACGCCGGGCCTGTCCTCGCTGCTCGGCGCGCTGTTCTTTCTTGGGTACTTTTTCTTCCAGGTACCGGGCGCGATCTACGCGCAGAAACACAGCGTGAAAAAGCTGATTTTCGTCAGCCTGATTCTCTGGGGCGGGCTCGCCACGCTGACGGGCGTGGTGTCCAACGCCTATTGGCTGATCGTCATTCGCTTCATGCTCGGCGTGGTCGAAGCTGCGGTGATGCCGGCGATGCTGGTCTATCTCTGCCACTGGTTCACCCGTGCCGAACGCTCGCGGGCCAACACTTTTCTGATCCTCGGCAACCCAGTGACGATGCTGTGGATGTCGGTAGTCTCGGGTTATCTGGTACAGCATTTCAGCTGGCGCTGGATGTTCATCATCGAAGGTCTGCCCGCAGTGTTGTGGGCGTTTATCTGGTGGCGTCTGGCCGATGATCGTCCGGCCCAGGCGAAGTGGCTCAATGAGCAGGAAAAACACGATCTGGAAAGCGCCCTCGCCGCAGAGCAGGTCGGAATCAAAGCTGTGAAGAACTACGCCGAGGCGTTCCGTTCGCCGAAGGTGATCATTCTGGCGCTGCAGTTTTTCTGCTGGAGCATCGGCGTCTACGGATTCGTTTTGTGGCTGCCATCGATCCTCAAGGCAGGCGCGCAAATGGACATGATCGAGGCTGGCTGGCTGTCGGCGCTGCCGTATCTGGCGGCGGTCATCGGCATGCTTGCGGTGTCGTGGGGTTCGGACAAGTTGCAGAAGCGCAAACGCTTCGTCTGGCCGCCGCTGCTGATCGCCTCGATCGCGTTTTATGGCTCGTATGCCTTGGGCGCCGAACATTTCTGGTGGTCGTACACGCTGCTGGTGATTGCCGGCGCCTGCATGTACGCGCCGTATGGGCCGTTTTTCGCCATCGTTCCGGAGATCCTGCCGGCCAACGTTGCCGGTGGCGCCATGGCGCTGATCAACAGCATGGGCGCGCTCGGCTCGTTCGGCGGTTCGTATCTGGTCGGCTACCTGAACAGCTCCACCGGCTCGCCCGGCGCCTCCTACCTGTTGATGAGCGGCGCGTTGCTGTTGTCGGTGGTGCTGACGATTTTCCTCAAGCCCGGCGCCAGTGATCGCGTCGTCGCCAAAGCCGCCGCCACGCCGCGTGTGCCGGCGCATTCCTGA
- a CDS encoding DUF1345 domain-containing protein codes for MPFLARTHPRLSAAAVLGLATGLLVPADSIVSKILIGWNTGVWTYLILMFWLTIRAKAPDVRRIAEVEDENAGLVLFVVCIAALASLATITFELAGSKDLETTRKLMHYGFTALTIIGSWLLIGVIFCVHYARLFYTWNGKEPALRFAEGLTTPNYWDFLYFSFTIGVAVQTSDVGVATRDIRKIVLAQSLIGFVFNTAILGFSINIAAGLFG; via the coding sequence ATGCCCTTCCTCGCCCGCACCCACCCTCGCCTTTCGGCTGCCGCCGTGCTCGGCCTAGCCACCGGCCTGCTGGTCCCCGCCGATTCCATCGTCAGCAAAATTCTCATTGGCTGGAACACCGGCGTGTGGACTTACCTGATCCTGATGTTCTGGCTGACCATACGCGCCAAGGCGCCTGACGTGCGCCGCATCGCCGAGGTCGAAGACGAGAACGCCGGGTTGGTACTGTTCGTGGTGTGCATCGCCGCACTGGCGAGTCTGGCGACCATTACCTTCGAGCTTGCCGGCAGCAAGGATCTGGAAACCACGCGCAAACTCATGCATTACGGTTTTACCGCGCTGACGATAATCGGTTCGTGGCTGCTGATTGGGGTGATCTTTTGCGTGCACTACGCGAGGTTGTTTTACACCTGGAACGGCAAGGAGCCGGCACTGCGTTTTGCTGAAGGACTGACCACGCCCAATTACTGGGACTTTTTGTACTTCTCGTTCACCATCGGCGTGGCTGTGCAGACTTCGGATGTGGGGGTTGCAACGCGGGATATTCGAAAGATTGTGCTGGCGCAATCATTGATTGGGTTCGTGTTCAATACGGCTATTTTGGGGTTTTCGATTAACATTGCGGCAGGCTTGTTCGGTTGA
- a CDS encoding LacI family DNA-binding transcriptional regulator encodes MNDFSAAQRSRVTMLDVAERAGVSKASVSRFIGDDRPLLSEAIALRIEQAIAELGYRPNQMARGLKRGRTRLIGMLVADIRNPYSIAVMHGVETACRAHGYSLVVCNTDRDDEQERQHLALLRSYNIEGLIVNTLGHHRDELHELRREMPLVLVDRKVDGLDSDMVGLNNSQAVEMAVTHLEQRGYRDLLLVTEPYDGTSSRIERVSSFQAQIAQRSTLTGAMLETGDDLNAQLQTFLNTPGDGPKALFCANGVAALAATHALRALGVRLFEDVGLIALDDLDWYPLVGSGITALAQPTQEIGARAFECLLKRLRGDDEGARVMDFAPVLIERGSTLGIGSD; translated from the coding sequence GTGAACGACTTTTCCGCCGCCCAGCGCAGCCGCGTGACCATGCTCGATGTCGCCGAGCGGGCGGGCGTGTCCAAGGCAAGCGTGTCGCGCTTCATTGGCGATGACCGTCCCCTGCTCTCCGAAGCAATTGCCTTGCGCATCGAACAAGCCATCGCCGAACTCGGCTACCGCCCCAACCAGATGGCTCGCGGTCTGAAACGCGGGCGCACTCGCCTGATCGGCATGCTGGTCGCCGATATCCGTAACCCTTATTCGATTGCCGTGATGCACGGGGTGGAAACCGCTTGCCGTGCGCACGGCTACAGCCTGGTGGTGTGCAACACCGACCGCGATGATGAGCAGGAGCGCCAGCATCTGGCGCTGTTGCGCTCGTACAACATCGAAGGGCTGATCGTGAATACCCTGGGCCATCACCGTGACGAATTGCATGAACTGCGCCGCGAGATGCCGCTAGTGCTGGTCGATCGAAAGGTCGACGGGCTCGACAGCGATATGGTCGGGTTGAACAACTCGCAAGCGGTAGAGATGGCGGTTACGCACCTTGAGCAACGCGGATATCGCGATCTTTTGCTGGTCACTGAACCGTATGACGGAACCAGCTCGCGGATCGAGCGGGTCAGCAGTTTTCAGGCGCAGATTGCTCAGCGCTCGACCCTGACTGGGGCGATGCTGGAAACCGGTGATGATCTGAACGCGCAACTTCAAACCTTTTTAAACACACCCGGTGATGGCCCGAAAGCGCTGTTTTGCGCCAATGGCGTGGCGGCGCTGGCGGCGACTCATGCGTTGCGCGCACTCGGTGTGCGCTTGTTCGAGGATGTCGGGTTGATTGCCCTGGATGATCTGGATTGGTATCCGTTGGTGGGCAGTGGGATTACTGCGTTGGCGCAGCCGACGCAAGAGATAGGCGCGCGGGCGTTCGAGTGTTTGCTCAAGCGCTTGCGTGGGGATGATGAGGGGGCGCGGGTGATGGATTTTGCGCCGGTGCTGATTGAGCGGGGTTCGACCCTGGGGATTGGCAGTGACTGA
- a CDS encoding autotransporter outer membrane beta-barrel domain-containing protein, protein MSTSSRWTTTYFRTRAKTVIWRGTSSFCFSLLACESAFAAGLVGTAHTVDRGDNVESWQLSQRATLNIDQAETLGIVARQSQVNAVGATTQRISTSDGSVVNLAGTTVTGGNARAGVELANSTVRISGNSTISSDRLGLQAGRNINVNSGSKVTVSDSTIRGVTGGARATAFSTLEFSGSTIEGTGAGSFGVTLLSGSASATAGSQILGGQNGVRLGLEGAGLPGSHLLLRGSSVEGKSGSAIVVDYEGTSAAASRIDVLDGSRLTGGNGTIIEVKGLGNADVNVERSDLKGNVQIADTSTAALGFKQASLTGDVTADTGATAAVALQQNSQLTGVMTNVSSATIDSTSRWNMTGNSQVGDLVLDGGTVRIGADTAFNRLAVHNLSGSGLFEMNVNFATNQSDVLNITGTATGDHRLLVASTGTELASGQPVDLVHVAGGDAKFSLANVNGEVDLGAFSYGLKQSESGNDWFLDPTARTVSPSTRAVTALFNTAITVLDGEAMSLRSRMGEVRFNHSKSGPWGRAYGSKYNVSDAFSDGYRQDQQGFTLGADAPLPIGGGQLLLGAMAGQSHSDLNLHRGTSGTIKSYYVGSYLTWIDNAKGYYLDNVVKFNHFQNEAKVGLSDGNRTKGDYDNTGVSGSIEFGRHFAFDQGYFIEPYIQGSAAIIQGKDYELANGLIVEGDRTRSMRAEGGMTLGRNLKLRNGVVWQPYARVALAHEFSKNNEVQVNNNVFNNDLSGSRVKVGGGAALNMSDRWQAHAELEYMRGNNIEMPIGATLGLQFKW, encoded by the coding sequence TTGAGTACTTCATCTCGTTGGACAACCACATATTTTCGCACTCGTGCCAAGACCGTTATCTGGCGTGGAACGTCTTCATTCTGCTTCTCACTGCTGGCTTGCGAGTCTGCGTTCGCCGCCGGACTGGTGGGAACTGCTCACACCGTCGACAGAGGCGATAATGTGGAGTCCTGGCAGCTTTCACAGCGGGCGACATTGAATATCGATCAGGCTGAGACTCTGGGCATCGTCGCTCGGCAATCTCAAGTCAATGCGGTAGGCGCCACTACTCAGCGGATTTCTACCTCCGATGGATCAGTCGTAAACCTGGCAGGTACCACTGTGACAGGTGGCAATGCGCGTGCCGGGGTTGAATTAGCCAACAGTACCGTGAGGATTTCTGGCAACAGCACTATCTCCAGTGATCGCCTTGGGCTGCAAGCCGGGCGCAACATCAACGTCAATTCCGGCTCGAAGGTGACAGTCAGTGACAGCACGATCCGGGGAGTAACAGGCGGAGCTCGTGCAACGGCCTTCAGTACTCTGGAGTTCTCAGGTTCCACTATCGAAGGGACGGGGGCAGGCAGTTTTGGTGTAACGTTGCTGAGCGGTTCCGCTTCCGCCACGGCAGGCAGCCAGATACTCGGTGGCCAGAATGGCGTACGGCTTGGACTGGAAGGTGCAGGGTTGCCTGGCAGCCATTTGCTGTTGCGAGGTTCGAGCGTTGAGGGCAAAAGCGGGTCGGCAATTGTCGTGGATTATGAGGGTACGAGCGCTGCCGCTTCCCGGATCGACGTCCTCGACGGCTCTAGGCTGACGGGTGGCAACGGGACCATTATTGAAGTCAAGGGGCTGGGCAATGCGGACGTCAATGTGGAGCGCAGTGACCTGAAGGGCAATGTGCAGATTGCGGATACCAGTACGGCAGCGCTTGGTTTCAAGCAGGCTTCGTTGACCGGAGATGTGACAGCCGATACTGGGGCAACTGCTGCTGTTGCGCTGCAGCAAAACTCGCAATTGACCGGTGTCATGACCAATGTCTCCAGCGCCACTATCGATTCGACGTCACGCTGGAATATGACGGGCAATAGTCAGGTGGGCGATTTGGTGCTCGATGGTGGTACGGTAAGGATCGGTGCCGATACCGCTTTCAATCGACTGGCCGTGCACAACCTTTCTGGTAGTGGCCTGTTTGAAATGAATGTCAATTTCGCAACAAATCAATCCGACGTGCTGAATATCACAGGAACAGCGACTGGAGATCATCGTTTGTTGGTCGCCTCAACCGGGACAGAGCTGGCAAGCGGTCAACCCGTGGATCTTGTGCATGTCGCCGGCGGTGACGCCAAATTCTCATTGGCCAACGTCAATGGCGAGGTCGATTTAGGTGCGTTTTCCTATGGCTTGAAACAGAGCGAAAGCGGCAACGACTGGTTTCTCGATCCGACTGCTCGGACGGTCAGCCCATCTACTCGCGCTGTCACAGCGCTTTTCAATACTGCCATCACTGTGCTGGATGGAGAGGCCATGTCTTTGCGCAGCCGTATGGGTGAAGTGCGTTTCAATCACTCTAAATCCGGCCCGTGGGGCAGGGCGTATGGCAGTAAGTACAATGTTTCGGACGCGTTTAGTGATGGTTATCGGCAAGATCAGCAAGGTTTCACGCTTGGCGCAGATGCTCCGCTTCCTATAGGTGGTGGACAGTTGCTGTTGGGCGCCATGGCCGGGCAAAGTCATTCTGACTTGAATTTGCACCGCGGAACCAGCGGCACGATCAAAAGTTACTATGTGGGCTCCTATCTCACTTGGATCGACAATGCCAAAGGCTATTACCTTGATAACGTCGTCAAGTTCAATCATTTCCAGAATGAAGCTAAAGTCGGGTTGAGTGATGGCAATCGTACGAAGGGCGATTACGACAACACTGGTGTCAGCGGGTCCATTGAGTTCGGACGCCATTTCGCATTCGATCAAGGCTATTTCATTGAACCGTATATCCAAGGCAGTGCTGCAATAATCCAGGGCAAGGATTATGAGTTGGCGAACGGCTTGATTGTGGAGGGTGATCGTACCCGTTCCATGCGTGCCGAGGGCGGTATGACGTTAGGTCGAAACTTGAAATTGCGCAACGGCGTTGTCTGGCAGCCTTATGCTCGTGTGGCTCTAGCTCACGAGTTCTCAAAGAACAACGAAGTACAGGTCAATAATAATGTATTCAATAACGACCTCTCCGGTTCGCGTGTAAAAGTTGGCGGCGGTGCTGCGCTTAACATGTCGGATCGATGGCAGGCGCATGCGGAACTGGAATATATGAGGGGCAACAATATCGAAATGCCGATCGGCGCTACGCTTGGTCTTCAATTCAAATGGTAA